In Eleginops maclovinus isolate JMC-PN-2008 ecotype Puerto Natales chromosome 10, JC_Emac_rtc_rv5, whole genome shotgun sequence, the following proteins share a genomic window:
- the atp6v0a1b gene encoding V-type proton ATPase 116 kDa subunit a isoform X4, whose protein sequence is MGELFRSEEMTLAQLFLQSEAAYCCVSELGELGMVQFRDLNPDVNVFQRKFVNEVRRCEEMDRKLRFVEKEIKKAAIPTVDTGENPEVPFPRDMIDLEATFEKLENELKEINTNQEALKKNFLELTELKHILRRTQQFFDEMEDPNLLEESSSLMEGNEGGRGAPLRLGFVAGVISRERIPTFERMLWRVCRGNVFLRKAEIEDPLEDPATGDQVVKSVFIIFFQGDQLKNRVKKICEGFRASLYPCPETPQERKEMLAGVNSRIDDLQMVLNQTEDHRQRVLQAASKTMRVWFIKVRKMKAIYHTLNLCNIDVTQKCLIAEVWCPVSDLDSIQFALRRGTERSGSTVPSILNRMQTKQTPPTFNKTNKFTSGFQNIVDAYGIGNYREINPAPYTIITFPFLFAVMFGDMGHGTLMTCAALYLVIRESRLVAQKSDNEMFNMVFAGRYIILLMGIFSMYTGIIYNDCFSKSLNMFGSGWSVRPMFSIKGANWTFKTLDGNRVLQLDPAVPGVFNGPYPLGIDPIWNLATNKLTFLNSFKMKMSVIVGVTHMLFGVSLSLFNHLYFKKPLNIFLGFIPEIVFMASLFGYLALLVFYKWTAYDAFTSKDAPSLLIHFINMCLFNYNDPTNKPLYRGQMGIQVLLVLIALACVPCMLIVKTMVLRRQHLWKIKLGTQKFGGVRVGNGPTEDEAGIMDHDHLSQHSEEGDEFDFGDVAVHQAIHTIEYCLGCISNTASYLRLWALSLAHAQLSEVLWTMVMHLGLSSRSGGGFFGLSIIFGAFATLTVAILLIMEGLSAFLHALRLHWVEFQNKFYCGQGFKFFPFSFESILDGRFDE, encoded by the exons ATGGGGGAACTGTTCAGGAGCGAGGAGATGACCCTGGCCCAGCTCTTCCTCCAGTCAGAGGCGGCCTACTGCTGTGTCAGTGAGCTGGGAGAACTGGGCATGGTCCAGTTCAGGGAT CTCAATCCTGATGTAAACGTGTTCCAGCGCAAGTTTGTGAATGAAGTGAGGAGATGTGAGGAGATGGACAGGAAACTGA GGTTTGTGGAGAAAGAGATCAAGAAAGCTGCTATCCCAACTGTGGACACCGGAGAGAATCCAGAGGTGCCCTTTCCCAGGGACATGATCGACCTAGAG GCCACCTTTGAGAAGCTTGAGAATGAGCTGAAGGAGATCAACACCAACCAGGAGGCCCTGAAGAAGAACTTCCTGGAGCTGACGGAGCTCAAACACATCCTTCGCCGAACACAGCAGTTCTTTGATGAG ATGGAGGATCCCAACCTGCTGGAGGAGTCTTCCTCCCTGATGGAGGGCAATGAGGGGGGTCGAGGGGCCCCACTCAGACTGGG GTTTGTGGCCGGAGTGATCAGCAGGGAGAGGATTCCAACCTTTGAGAGGATGCTGTGGAGAGTGTGTCGGGGAAACGTCTTCTTAAGGAAGGCAGAGATTGAGGATCCTTTGGAGGACCCAGCCACG GGAGACCAAGTCGTCAAATCAGTGTTCATTATCTTCTTCCAAGGAGACCAGCTGAAGAACAGGGTGAAGAAGATCTGTGAGGG GTTCCGTGCCTCTCTCTACCCGTGCCCAGAGACCCcacaggagaggaaggagatgcTGGCCGGAGTCAACAGCCGCATCGATGACCTCCAGATG GTGCTGAACCAAACAGAGGACCACCGTCAGCGAGTGCTGCAGGCCGCCTCCAAGACCATGCGGGTGTGGTTCATCAAGGTGAGGAAGATGAAGGCCATCTACCACACCCTCAACCTGTGCAACATCGACGTCACCCAGAAGTGTCTGATTGCTGAGGTGTGGTGTCCCGTCTCTGACCTGGACTCCATCCAGTTCGCACTGCGCAGAGGGACG GAGAGGAGCGGCTCCACTGTGCCGTCCATTCTCAACAGGATGCAAACCAAGCAAACCCCGCCCACCTTCAACAAGACCAACAAGTTCACGTCAGGCTTCCAGAATATCGTGGATGCCTACGGCATCGGGAACTACCGGGAAATCAATCCAG CTCCATACACCATCATCACCTTCCCCTTCCTGTTTGCCGTGATGTTCGGGGACATGGGTCACGGCACACTGATGACCTGTGCTGCCCTCTACCTTGTCATCAGAGAGAGTCGCCTCGTCGCCCAGAAGAGTGACAACGAG ATGTTCAACATGGTGTTTGCTGGTCGCTACATCATCCTGCTGATGGGGATCTTCTCCATGTACACCGGGATCATTTACAACGACTGCTTCTCCAAGTCACTCAACATGTTTGGCTCTGGATGGAGCGTCAGGCCCATGTTCAGTATTAAAGGAGCCAACTGGAC GTTTAAGACACTTGATGGAAATAGGGTGCTGCAGTTGGACCCCGCTGTTCCTGGTGTGTTCAACGGGCCTTACCCACTCGGAATTGACCCG ATCTGGAACCTCGCCACCAACAAGCTGACCTTCCTCAACTCCTTCAAGATGAAGATGTCTGTGATCGTGGGCGTCACCCACATGCTGTTCGGAGTGTCTCTCAGTCTCTTCAACCACCT GTACTTCAAGAAGCCTCTGAACATCTTCCTGGGCTTCATCCCTGAGATCGTGTTCATGGCCAGCCTGTTCGGATACCTCGCCCTGTTGGTCTTCTACAAGTGGACAGCCTATGATGCCTTCACCTCCAAGGACGCGCCCAGCTTGCTCATCCACTTCATCAACATGTGTCTCTTCAACTACAACGACCCCACTAACAAACCCCTCTACAGGGGGCAG ATGGGGATCCAGGTTTTGTTGGTGCTGATTGCCCTTGCATGTGTACCCTGTATGCTGATTGTGAAAACTATGGTGCTTCGGCGGCAGCACCTGTGGAAAATCAAACTG GGCACACAGAAGTTCGGAGGGGTGCGGGTGGGCAACGGGCCCACGGAGGACGAGGCTGGCATCATGGACCATGACCACCTCTCCCAGCACTCAGAGGAAGGAGATGAG TTTGACTTTGGTGACGTAGCTGTTCACCAGGCCATACACACCATCGAGTATTGTCTTGGATGCATCTCCAACACAGCCTCCTACCTGCGGCTCTGGGCCCTCAGCCTGGCTCATGCAC agctgtCGGAGGTGCTGTGGACCATGGTGATGCACCTGGGTCTGTCCTCCCGCAGCGGAGGTGGGTTCTTCGGCCTGTCCATCATCTTCGGGGCCTTCGCCACCCTCACAGTTGCCATCCTGCTCATCATGGAGGGGCTGTCAGCGTTCCTGCACGCCCTGCGTCTGCACTG GGTGGAGTTCCAGAACAAGTTCTACTGCGGCCAGGGCTTCAAGTTTTTCCCCTTCTCATTCGAGAGCATCCTGGATGGACGGTTTGACGAGTAA
- the atp6v0a1b gene encoding V-type proton ATPase 116 kDa subunit a isoform X2, translated as MGELFRSEEMTLAQLFLQSEAAYCCVSELGELGMVQFRDLNPDVNVFQRKFVNEVRRCEEMDRKLRFVEKEIKKAAIPTVDTGENPEVPFPRDMIDLEATFEKLENELKEINTNQEALKKNFLELTELKHILRRTQQFFDEMEDPNLLEESSSLMEGNEGGRGAPLRLGFVAGVISRERIPTFERMLWRVCRGNVFLRKAEIEDPLEDPATGDQVVKSVFIIFFQGDQLKNRVKKICEGFRASLYPCPETPQERKEMLAGVNSRIDDLQMVLNQTEDHRQRVLQAASKTMRVWFIKVRKMKAIYHTLNLCNIDVTQKCLIAEVWCPVSDLDSIQFALRRGTERSGSTVPSILNRMQTKQTPPTFNKTNKFTSGFQNIVDAYGIGNYREINPAPYTIITFPFLFAVMFGDMGHGTLMTCAALYLVIRESRLVAQKSDNEMFNMVFAGRYIILLMGIFSMYTGIIYNDCFSKSLNMFGSGWSVRPMFSIKGANWTFKTLDGNRVLQLDPAVPGVFNGPYPLGIDPIWNLATNKLTFLNSFKMKMSVIVGVTHMLFGVSLSLFNHLYFKKPLNIFLGFIPEIVFMASLFGYLALLVFYKWTAYDAFTSKDAPSLLIHFINMCLFNYNDPTNKPLYRGQMGIQVLLVLIALACVPCMLIVKTMVLRRQHLWKIKLSQKREETPAENLEQSLEQTGVSSSCSGLTQQGTQKFGGVRVGNGPTEDEAGIMDHDHLSQHSEEGDEFDFGDVAVHQAIHTIEYCLGCISNTASYLRLWALSLAHAQLSEVLWTMVMHLGLSSRSGGGFFGLSIIFGAFATLTVAILLIMEGLSAFLHALRLHWVEFQNKFYCGQGFKFFPFSFESILDGRFDE; from the exons ATGGGGGAACTGTTCAGGAGCGAGGAGATGACCCTGGCCCAGCTCTTCCTCCAGTCAGAGGCGGCCTACTGCTGTGTCAGTGAGCTGGGAGAACTGGGCATGGTCCAGTTCAGGGAT CTCAATCCTGATGTAAACGTGTTCCAGCGCAAGTTTGTGAATGAAGTGAGGAGATGTGAGGAGATGGACAGGAAACTGA GGTTTGTGGAGAAAGAGATCAAGAAAGCTGCTATCCCAACTGTGGACACCGGAGAGAATCCAGAGGTGCCCTTTCCCAGGGACATGATCGACCTAGAG GCCACCTTTGAGAAGCTTGAGAATGAGCTGAAGGAGATCAACACCAACCAGGAGGCCCTGAAGAAGAACTTCCTGGAGCTGACGGAGCTCAAACACATCCTTCGCCGAACACAGCAGTTCTTTGATGAG ATGGAGGATCCCAACCTGCTGGAGGAGTCTTCCTCCCTGATGGAGGGCAATGAGGGGGGTCGAGGGGCCCCACTCAGACTGGG GTTTGTGGCCGGAGTGATCAGCAGGGAGAGGATTCCAACCTTTGAGAGGATGCTGTGGAGAGTGTGTCGGGGAAACGTCTTCTTAAGGAAGGCAGAGATTGAGGATCCTTTGGAGGACCCAGCCACG GGAGACCAAGTCGTCAAATCAGTGTTCATTATCTTCTTCCAAGGAGACCAGCTGAAGAACAGGGTGAAGAAGATCTGTGAGGG GTTCCGTGCCTCTCTCTACCCGTGCCCAGAGACCCcacaggagaggaaggagatgcTGGCCGGAGTCAACAGCCGCATCGATGACCTCCAGATG GTGCTGAACCAAACAGAGGACCACCGTCAGCGAGTGCTGCAGGCCGCCTCCAAGACCATGCGGGTGTGGTTCATCAAGGTGAGGAAGATGAAGGCCATCTACCACACCCTCAACCTGTGCAACATCGACGTCACCCAGAAGTGTCTGATTGCTGAGGTGTGGTGTCCCGTCTCTGACCTGGACTCCATCCAGTTCGCACTGCGCAGAGGGACG GAGAGGAGCGGCTCCACTGTGCCGTCCATTCTCAACAGGATGCAAACCAAGCAAACCCCGCCCACCTTCAACAAGACCAACAAGTTCACGTCAGGCTTCCAGAATATCGTGGATGCCTACGGCATCGGGAACTACCGGGAAATCAATCCAG CTCCATACACCATCATCACCTTCCCCTTCCTGTTTGCCGTGATGTTCGGGGACATGGGTCACGGCACACTGATGACCTGTGCTGCCCTCTACCTTGTCATCAGAGAGAGTCGCCTCGTCGCCCAGAAGAGTGACAACGAG ATGTTCAACATGGTGTTTGCTGGTCGCTACATCATCCTGCTGATGGGGATCTTCTCCATGTACACCGGGATCATTTACAACGACTGCTTCTCCAAGTCACTCAACATGTTTGGCTCTGGATGGAGCGTCAGGCCCATGTTCAGTATTAAAGGAGCCAACTGGAC GTTTAAGACACTTGATGGAAATAGGGTGCTGCAGTTGGACCCCGCTGTTCCTGGTGTGTTCAACGGGCCTTACCCACTCGGAATTGACCCG ATCTGGAACCTCGCCACCAACAAGCTGACCTTCCTCAACTCCTTCAAGATGAAGATGTCTGTGATCGTGGGCGTCACCCACATGCTGTTCGGAGTGTCTCTCAGTCTCTTCAACCACCT GTACTTCAAGAAGCCTCTGAACATCTTCCTGGGCTTCATCCCTGAGATCGTGTTCATGGCCAGCCTGTTCGGATACCTCGCCCTGTTGGTCTTCTACAAGTGGACAGCCTATGATGCCTTCACCTCCAAGGACGCGCCCAGCTTGCTCATCCACTTCATCAACATGTGTCTCTTCAACTACAACGACCCCACTAACAAACCCCTCTACAGGGGGCAG ATGGGGATCCAGGTTTTGTTGGTGCTGATTGCCCTTGCATGTGTACCCTGTATGCTGATTGTGAAAACTATGGTGCTTCGGCGGCAGCACCTGTGGAAAATCAAACTG TCCCAGAAGAGGGAAGAAACCCCTGCAGAGAATCTAGAGCAGTCTTTAGAGCAAACAGGCGTTTCCTCATCATGCTCCGGACTCACCCAACAGGGCACACAGAAGTTCGGAGGGGTGCGGGTGGGCAACGGGCCCACGGAGGACGAGGCTGGCATCATGGACCATGACCACCTCTCCCAGCACTCAGAGGAAGGAGATGAG TTTGACTTTGGTGACGTAGCTGTTCACCAGGCCATACACACCATCGAGTATTGTCTTGGATGCATCTCCAACACAGCCTCCTACCTGCGGCTCTGGGCCCTCAGCCTGGCTCATGCAC agctgtCGGAGGTGCTGTGGACCATGGTGATGCACCTGGGTCTGTCCTCCCGCAGCGGAGGTGGGTTCTTCGGCCTGTCCATCATCTTCGGGGCCTTCGCCACCCTCACAGTTGCCATCCTGCTCATCATGGAGGGGCTGTCAGCGTTCCTGCACGCCCTGCGTCTGCACTG GGTGGAGTTCCAGAACAAGTTCTACTGCGGCCAGGGCTTCAAGTTTTTCCCCTTCTCATTCGAGAGCATCCTGGATGGACGGTTTGACGAGTAA
- the atp6v0a1b gene encoding V-type proton ATPase 116 kDa subunit a isoform X3 — protein sequence MGELFRSEEMTLAQLFLQSEAAYCCVSELGELGMVQFRDLNPDVNVFQRKFVNEVRRCEEMDRKLRFVEKEIKKAAIPTVDTGENPEVPFPRDMIDLEATFEKLENELKEINTNQEALKKNFLELTELKHILRRTQQFFDEMEDPNLLEESSSLMEGNEGGRGAPLRLGFVAGVISRERIPTFERMLWRVCRGNVFLRKAEIEDPLEDPATGDQVVKSVFIIFFQGDQLKNRVKKICEGFRASLYPCPETPQERKEMLAGVNSRIDDLQMVLNQTEDHRQRVLQAASKTMRVWFIKVRKMKAIYHTLNLCNIDVTQKCLIAEVWCPVSDLDSIQFALRRGTERSGSTVPSILNRMQTKQTPPTFNKTNKFTSGFQNIVDAYGIGNYREINPAPYTIITFPFLFAVMFGDMGHGTLMTCAALYLVIRESRLVAQKSDNEMFNMVFAGRYIILLMGIFSMYTGIIYNDCFSKSLNMFGSGWSVRPMFSIKGANWTFKTLDGNRVLQLDPAVPGVFNGPYPLGIDPIWNLATNKLTFLNSFKMKMSVIVGVTHMLFGVSLSLFNHLYFKKPLNIFLGFIPEIVFMASLFGYLALLVFYKWTAYDAFTSKDAPSLLIHFINMCLFNYNDPTNKPLYRGQMGIQVLLVLIALACVPCMLIVKTMVLRRQHLWKIKLGTQKFGGVRVGNGPTEDEAGIMDHDHLSQHSEEGDEHADEEPFDFGDVAVHQAIHTIEYCLGCISNTASYLRLWALSLAHAQLSEVLWTMVMHLGLSSRSGGGFFGLSIIFGAFATLTVAILLIMEGLSAFLHALRLHWVEFQNKFYCGQGFKFFPFSFESILDGRFDE from the exons ATGGGGGAACTGTTCAGGAGCGAGGAGATGACCCTGGCCCAGCTCTTCCTCCAGTCAGAGGCGGCCTACTGCTGTGTCAGTGAGCTGGGAGAACTGGGCATGGTCCAGTTCAGGGAT CTCAATCCTGATGTAAACGTGTTCCAGCGCAAGTTTGTGAATGAAGTGAGGAGATGTGAGGAGATGGACAGGAAACTGA GGTTTGTGGAGAAAGAGATCAAGAAAGCTGCTATCCCAACTGTGGACACCGGAGAGAATCCAGAGGTGCCCTTTCCCAGGGACATGATCGACCTAGAG GCCACCTTTGAGAAGCTTGAGAATGAGCTGAAGGAGATCAACACCAACCAGGAGGCCCTGAAGAAGAACTTCCTGGAGCTGACGGAGCTCAAACACATCCTTCGCCGAACACAGCAGTTCTTTGATGAG ATGGAGGATCCCAACCTGCTGGAGGAGTCTTCCTCCCTGATGGAGGGCAATGAGGGGGGTCGAGGGGCCCCACTCAGACTGGG GTTTGTGGCCGGAGTGATCAGCAGGGAGAGGATTCCAACCTTTGAGAGGATGCTGTGGAGAGTGTGTCGGGGAAACGTCTTCTTAAGGAAGGCAGAGATTGAGGATCCTTTGGAGGACCCAGCCACG GGAGACCAAGTCGTCAAATCAGTGTTCATTATCTTCTTCCAAGGAGACCAGCTGAAGAACAGGGTGAAGAAGATCTGTGAGGG GTTCCGTGCCTCTCTCTACCCGTGCCCAGAGACCCcacaggagaggaaggagatgcTGGCCGGAGTCAACAGCCGCATCGATGACCTCCAGATG GTGCTGAACCAAACAGAGGACCACCGTCAGCGAGTGCTGCAGGCCGCCTCCAAGACCATGCGGGTGTGGTTCATCAAGGTGAGGAAGATGAAGGCCATCTACCACACCCTCAACCTGTGCAACATCGACGTCACCCAGAAGTGTCTGATTGCTGAGGTGTGGTGTCCCGTCTCTGACCTGGACTCCATCCAGTTCGCACTGCGCAGAGGGACG GAGAGGAGCGGCTCCACTGTGCCGTCCATTCTCAACAGGATGCAAACCAAGCAAACCCCGCCCACCTTCAACAAGACCAACAAGTTCACGTCAGGCTTCCAGAATATCGTGGATGCCTACGGCATCGGGAACTACCGGGAAATCAATCCAG CTCCATACACCATCATCACCTTCCCCTTCCTGTTTGCCGTGATGTTCGGGGACATGGGTCACGGCACACTGATGACCTGTGCTGCCCTCTACCTTGTCATCAGAGAGAGTCGCCTCGTCGCCCAGAAGAGTGACAACGAG ATGTTCAACATGGTGTTTGCTGGTCGCTACATCATCCTGCTGATGGGGATCTTCTCCATGTACACCGGGATCATTTACAACGACTGCTTCTCCAAGTCACTCAACATGTTTGGCTCTGGATGGAGCGTCAGGCCCATGTTCAGTATTAAAGGAGCCAACTGGAC GTTTAAGACACTTGATGGAAATAGGGTGCTGCAGTTGGACCCCGCTGTTCCTGGTGTGTTCAACGGGCCTTACCCACTCGGAATTGACCCG ATCTGGAACCTCGCCACCAACAAGCTGACCTTCCTCAACTCCTTCAAGATGAAGATGTCTGTGATCGTGGGCGTCACCCACATGCTGTTCGGAGTGTCTCTCAGTCTCTTCAACCACCT GTACTTCAAGAAGCCTCTGAACATCTTCCTGGGCTTCATCCCTGAGATCGTGTTCATGGCCAGCCTGTTCGGATACCTCGCCCTGTTGGTCTTCTACAAGTGGACAGCCTATGATGCCTTCACCTCCAAGGACGCGCCCAGCTTGCTCATCCACTTCATCAACATGTGTCTCTTCAACTACAACGACCCCACTAACAAACCCCTCTACAGGGGGCAG ATGGGGATCCAGGTTTTGTTGGTGCTGATTGCCCTTGCATGTGTACCCTGTATGCTGATTGTGAAAACTATGGTGCTTCGGCGGCAGCACCTGTGGAAAATCAAACTG GGCACACAGAAGTTCGGAGGGGTGCGGGTGGGCAACGGGCCCACGGAGGACGAGGCTGGCATCATGGACCATGACCACCTCTCCCAGCACTCAGAGGAAGGAGATGAG CACGCAGATGAAGAGCCG TTTGACTTTGGTGACGTAGCTGTTCACCAGGCCATACACACCATCGAGTATTGTCTTGGATGCATCTCCAACACAGCCTCCTACCTGCGGCTCTGGGCCCTCAGCCTGGCTCATGCAC agctgtCGGAGGTGCTGTGGACCATGGTGATGCACCTGGGTCTGTCCTCCCGCAGCGGAGGTGGGTTCTTCGGCCTGTCCATCATCTTCGGGGCCTTCGCCACCCTCACAGTTGCCATCCTGCTCATCATGGAGGGGCTGTCAGCGTTCCTGCACGCCCTGCGTCTGCACTG GGTGGAGTTCCAGAACAAGTTCTACTGCGGCCAGGGCTTCAAGTTTTTCCCCTTCTCATTCGAGAGCATCCTGGATGGACGGTTTGACGAGTAA
- the atp6v0a1b gene encoding V-type proton ATPase 116 kDa subunit a isoform X1: MGELFRSEEMTLAQLFLQSEAAYCCVSELGELGMVQFRDLNPDVNVFQRKFVNEVRRCEEMDRKLRFVEKEIKKAAIPTVDTGENPEVPFPRDMIDLEATFEKLENELKEINTNQEALKKNFLELTELKHILRRTQQFFDEMEDPNLLEESSSLMEGNEGGRGAPLRLGFVAGVISRERIPTFERMLWRVCRGNVFLRKAEIEDPLEDPATGDQVVKSVFIIFFQGDQLKNRVKKICEGFRASLYPCPETPQERKEMLAGVNSRIDDLQMVLNQTEDHRQRVLQAASKTMRVWFIKVRKMKAIYHTLNLCNIDVTQKCLIAEVWCPVSDLDSIQFALRRGTERSGSTVPSILNRMQTKQTPPTFNKTNKFTSGFQNIVDAYGIGNYREINPAPYTIITFPFLFAVMFGDMGHGTLMTCAALYLVIRESRLVAQKSDNEMFNMVFAGRYIILLMGIFSMYTGIIYNDCFSKSLNMFGSGWSVRPMFSIKGANWTFKTLDGNRVLQLDPAVPGVFNGPYPLGIDPIWNLATNKLTFLNSFKMKMSVIVGVTHMLFGVSLSLFNHLYFKKPLNIFLGFIPEIVFMASLFGYLALLVFYKWTAYDAFTSKDAPSLLIHFINMCLFNYNDPTNKPLYRGQMGIQVLLVLIALACVPCMLIVKTMVLRRQHLWKIKLSQKREETPAENLEQSLEQTGVSSSCSGLTQQGTQKFGGVRVGNGPTEDEAGIMDHDHLSQHSEEGDEHADEEPFDFGDVAVHQAIHTIEYCLGCISNTASYLRLWALSLAHAQLSEVLWTMVMHLGLSSRSGGGFFGLSIIFGAFATLTVAILLIMEGLSAFLHALRLHWVEFQNKFYCGQGFKFFPFSFESILDGRFDE; this comes from the exons ATGGGGGAACTGTTCAGGAGCGAGGAGATGACCCTGGCCCAGCTCTTCCTCCAGTCAGAGGCGGCCTACTGCTGTGTCAGTGAGCTGGGAGAACTGGGCATGGTCCAGTTCAGGGAT CTCAATCCTGATGTAAACGTGTTCCAGCGCAAGTTTGTGAATGAAGTGAGGAGATGTGAGGAGATGGACAGGAAACTGA GGTTTGTGGAGAAAGAGATCAAGAAAGCTGCTATCCCAACTGTGGACACCGGAGAGAATCCAGAGGTGCCCTTTCCCAGGGACATGATCGACCTAGAG GCCACCTTTGAGAAGCTTGAGAATGAGCTGAAGGAGATCAACACCAACCAGGAGGCCCTGAAGAAGAACTTCCTGGAGCTGACGGAGCTCAAACACATCCTTCGCCGAACACAGCAGTTCTTTGATGAG ATGGAGGATCCCAACCTGCTGGAGGAGTCTTCCTCCCTGATGGAGGGCAATGAGGGGGGTCGAGGGGCCCCACTCAGACTGGG GTTTGTGGCCGGAGTGATCAGCAGGGAGAGGATTCCAACCTTTGAGAGGATGCTGTGGAGAGTGTGTCGGGGAAACGTCTTCTTAAGGAAGGCAGAGATTGAGGATCCTTTGGAGGACCCAGCCACG GGAGACCAAGTCGTCAAATCAGTGTTCATTATCTTCTTCCAAGGAGACCAGCTGAAGAACAGGGTGAAGAAGATCTGTGAGGG GTTCCGTGCCTCTCTCTACCCGTGCCCAGAGACCCcacaggagaggaaggagatgcTGGCCGGAGTCAACAGCCGCATCGATGACCTCCAGATG GTGCTGAACCAAACAGAGGACCACCGTCAGCGAGTGCTGCAGGCCGCCTCCAAGACCATGCGGGTGTGGTTCATCAAGGTGAGGAAGATGAAGGCCATCTACCACACCCTCAACCTGTGCAACATCGACGTCACCCAGAAGTGTCTGATTGCTGAGGTGTGGTGTCCCGTCTCTGACCTGGACTCCATCCAGTTCGCACTGCGCAGAGGGACG GAGAGGAGCGGCTCCACTGTGCCGTCCATTCTCAACAGGATGCAAACCAAGCAAACCCCGCCCACCTTCAACAAGACCAACAAGTTCACGTCAGGCTTCCAGAATATCGTGGATGCCTACGGCATCGGGAACTACCGGGAAATCAATCCAG CTCCATACACCATCATCACCTTCCCCTTCCTGTTTGCCGTGATGTTCGGGGACATGGGTCACGGCACACTGATGACCTGTGCTGCCCTCTACCTTGTCATCAGAGAGAGTCGCCTCGTCGCCCAGAAGAGTGACAACGAG ATGTTCAACATGGTGTTTGCTGGTCGCTACATCATCCTGCTGATGGGGATCTTCTCCATGTACACCGGGATCATTTACAACGACTGCTTCTCCAAGTCACTCAACATGTTTGGCTCTGGATGGAGCGTCAGGCCCATGTTCAGTATTAAAGGAGCCAACTGGAC GTTTAAGACACTTGATGGAAATAGGGTGCTGCAGTTGGACCCCGCTGTTCCTGGTGTGTTCAACGGGCCTTACCCACTCGGAATTGACCCG ATCTGGAACCTCGCCACCAACAAGCTGACCTTCCTCAACTCCTTCAAGATGAAGATGTCTGTGATCGTGGGCGTCACCCACATGCTGTTCGGAGTGTCTCTCAGTCTCTTCAACCACCT GTACTTCAAGAAGCCTCTGAACATCTTCCTGGGCTTCATCCCTGAGATCGTGTTCATGGCCAGCCTGTTCGGATACCTCGCCCTGTTGGTCTTCTACAAGTGGACAGCCTATGATGCCTTCACCTCCAAGGACGCGCCCAGCTTGCTCATCCACTTCATCAACATGTGTCTCTTCAACTACAACGACCCCACTAACAAACCCCTCTACAGGGGGCAG ATGGGGATCCAGGTTTTGTTGGTGCTGATTGCCCTTGCATGTGTACCCTGTATGCTGATTGTGAAAACTATGGTGCTTCGGCGGCAGCACCTGTGGAAAATCAAACTG TCCCAGAAGAGGGAAGAAACCCCTGCAGAGAATCTAGAGCAGTCTTTAGAGCAAACAGGCGTTTCCTCATCATGCTCCGGACTCACCCAACAGGGCACACAGAAGTTCGGAGGGGTGCGGGTGGGCAACGGGCCCACGGAGGACGAGGCTGGCATCATGGACCATGACCACCTCTCCCAGCACTCAGAGGAAGGAGATGAG CACGCAGATGAAGAGCCG TTTGACTTTGGTGACGTAGCTGTTCACCAGGCCATACACACCATCGAGTATTGTCTTGGATGCATCTCCAACACAGCCTCCTACCTGCGGCTCTGGGCCCTCAGCCTGGCTCATGCAC agctgtCGGAGGTGCTGTGGACCATGGTGATGCACCTGGGTCTGTCCTCCCGCAGCGGAGGTGGGTTCTTCGGCCTGTCCATCATCTTCGGGGCCTTCGCCACCCTCACAGTTGCCATCCTGCTCATCATGGAGGGGCTGTCAGCGTTCCTGCACGCCCTGCGTCTGCACTG GGTGGAGTTCCAGAACAAGTTCTACTGCGGCCAGGGCTTCAAGTTTTTCCCCTTCTCATTCGAGAGCATCCTGGATGGACGGTTTGACGAGTAA